One stretch of Indicator indicator isolate 239-I01 chromosome 36, UM_Iind_1.1, whole genome shotgun sequence DNA includes these proteins:
- the MPND gene encoding MPN domain-containing protein gives MGRMSPPHISTWCHRTGARPSPSYVHRGRGPKPRCSPGAGICPRVSPTAGPGSVCPIRASVRPYAPPPSASVPPVPVSIPVPRPSAGIRPCLHSPVPVSVSPPVPLSVPSSPRPGAGVPPAAGTLPSVLPPPGRGGARGATPRHVPPVAAAARTGGRRERRNMAGTGGGAPGTHRPAGTRTGHQRASGQRAPGTGSGHRARPGVRAPPCTCVCVHCPPPVVHTRVPAARAHRHTRVRGHAGPGVTHGSGAGGGWRHAGALGAASPGGDECLEEDEDELEPGLDEAEAEPEAGSGAKAAGGTRGALLTRRGITLRVLLRDGLLEPARGVLSIYYLGKKFVGDLGADGTITWQETGQVFNSPSAWATHCKRLVNPAKKSGCGWASVRYKGQKLDQYKAAWLRQHQPNAPPATEEQSLASEGEEEEMPEEEEEEVTREGRVPMPEPAVAKKPEEKSKKQQCKSLVEPAGTDPGPPGRRLESKPRVPVRYCTLGTRDSARNPQTLVEVTTFAAINKFQPFNVAISSNVLLLLDFHSHLTRSEVVGYLGGRWDTNTQLLTVLRAFPCRTRLGDAEAASVVEEEICQSLFLRGLSLVGWYHSHPFGPALPSLHDIDAQMDYQLKLQGSGNGFQPCLALICGPYYPGNPGVESKIAPFWVMPPPEQRPNDYGIPMEVEVAYIQDGFLTNDVLQEMTLLVEFYKGAPDLVKFQELWSQDQTYLDKLKGSLASRTPKDQSFTHILEQIYSLLKLSS, from the exons atgggcaggatGAGCCCCCCCCACATCTCCACATG GTGCCACCGGACGGGGGCTCGGCCCTCCCCCTCCTATGTGCACCGGGGCCGGGGGCCAAAGCCTCGGTGTTCCCCCGGGGCCGGTATCTGTCCTCGTGTTTCCCCCACCGCGGGGCCGGGTTCCGTGTGTCCCATCCGTGCCAGTGTCCGTCCCTATGCCCCCCCACCCAGTGCCAGTGTTCCCCCGGTGCCGGTGTCCATCCCCGTGCCCCGCCCCAGTGCCGGTATCCGTCCCTGTCTCCACTCCCCGGTGCCGGTTTCCGTGTCCCCTCCGGTGCCGCTGTCCGTCCCTTCGTCCCCCCGCCCCGGTGCCGGTGTCCCTCCCGCTGCCGGTACCCTCCCGTCCGTGCTTCCTCCTCCCGGGAGGGGCGGGGCGCGCGGGGCCACCCCCCGTCACGTGCCTCCGGTCGCCGCCGCCGCGCGCACCGGGGGGAGGCGGGAGCGGCGGAACATGGCAGGTACCGGCGGGGGCGCGCCCGGCACGCACCGGCCGGCGGGGACGCGCACAGGGCACCAGCGGGCGAGCGGGCAGCGGGCACCGGGCACGGGCAGCGGGCACCGGGCACGGCCAGGCGTGCGCGCACCCCCCTGCACCTGCGTGTGCGTGCACTGTCCCCCCCCAGTCGTGCACACGCGTGTGCCGGCCGCGCGTGCACACAGGCACACGCGAGTGCGCGGGCACGCGGGACCAGGGGTTACCCACGGGAGCGGAGCAGGGGGGGGCTGGAGGCATGCGGGGG CGCTGGGGGCCGCCTCCCCCGGTGGGGACGAGTGTCTGGAGGAGGACGAGGACGAGCTGGAGCCGGGGCTGGACGAGGCGGAGGCGGAGCCGGAGGCCGGGAGCGGGGCGAAGGCTGCGGGGGGCACCCGGGGGGCCCTGCTGACCCGGCGAGGAATCACCCTCCGGGTCCTGCTCCGGGACGGCCTCCTGGAGCCTGCCCGAGGTGTCCTCTCCATATACTACCTG GGCAAGAAGTTCGTGGGGGACCTGGGTGCAGATGGGACCATCACCTGGCAGGAGACAGGGCAGGTGTTCAACTCGCCCAGCGCCTGGGCCACGCACTGCAAGCGCCTGGTGAACCCTGCCAAGAAGTCTGGCTGCGGGTGGGCATCCGTCCGCTACAAGGGGCAGAAGCTGGACCAGTACAAGGCTGCCTGGCTCCGCCAGCACCAGCCCAACGCCCCACCGGCCACAGAGGAG cagagcctggccagtgagggtgaggaggaggagatgcctgaggaggaagaggaggaggtgacgAGGGAAGGTCGGGTGCCCATGCCAGAGCCAGCAGTGGCCAAAAAACCAGAGGAGaagagcaagaagcagcagtgcAAGAGCCTGgtggagccagcagggacag ATCCTGgccccccagggagaaggctggagagcaaACCCCGGGTGCCCGTCCGCTACTGCACCCTGGGCACCCGCGACTCGGCCAG GAACCCCCAAACCCTGGTGGAGGTGACAACCTTCGCTGCCATCAACAAGTTCCAACCCTTCAACGTGGCCATTTCCAGCAACGTTCTCCTGCTCCTG GATTTCCACAGCCACCTGACACGGAGCGAAGTGGTTGGTTACCTGGGGGGGCGGTGGGACACCAACACGCAGC tgctgacaGTGCTCCGAGCCTTCCCCTGCCGGACGCGTCTGGGGGATGCTGAAGCTGCCAGcgtggtggaggaggag ATCTGCCAGAGCCTGTTCCTGCGGGGGCTGTCCCTGGTGGGGTGGTACCACAGCCACCCCTTCGGCCCCGCGCTGCCCTCCCTGCACGACATCGATGCCCAGATGGATTATCAGCTCAAGCTGCAGGGCAGTGGCAatggcttccagccctgcctggccctCATCTGCG GACCATACTACCCTGGCAATCCTGGTGTGGAGTCCAAAATTGCACCCTTCTGGGTGATGCCACCCCCAGAG CAACGGCCCAATGACTACGGCATCCccatggaggtggaggtggcCTACATCCAGGATGGCTTCCTCACCAACGATgtcctgcaggagatg acgCTGCTGGTGGAGTTCTATAAAGGAGCTCCTGACCTGGTGAAGTTCCAGGAGCTGTGGAGTCAGGACCAGACCTacctggacaagctgaag GGCTCCCTGGCCTCCCGCACCCCCAAAGACCAGAGCTTCACCCACATCCTGGAGCAGATCTACAGCCTGCTCAAGCTcagcagctga